The genomic region GAGGAGATATTGCTGACGCGAAAAGCTCAAATTATCAAAAATATCACCGGTGTTGAAAGCGAAATGAAACAGTTGCGTGAGATGGAACTGAATGATGAAGGCGACTATGCATCTGCGAGTAATGACAACTTGGTAGAAAATGCTATCGGGTCACAACAAATGCATGAGCTGACGGAGATTGAATCTGCACTCTTTAAAATCAAGTCAAAAGTATACGGAATTTGTGAAATGTGTGAAGACGATATCGGTTTTCAACGTTTAAAAGTGAAACCGCATGCAAAGTATTGTATTGTATGCCGTCCGATCGTTGAAAAAAACAAACACTAAAAGGGAGAGAAAATGCAACTAAAACGTTATACCATCGCGTCGCTCATTTTAATGATATTGGTAGGTATTGCGACCTATACGATAGATAATGGCTCGATTGGATTTGATTTATTAGGGATGCATTTTCCAAACTTTCCTATCGCATTTTGGGTAGTAGTACCTCTTTTTGTGATGTATCTCGCAAGCGTATTGCATATGGGTGTTTATGCATTGGTCGGAAATTTCAAACTTCGCCGTTTGAATAAAGATCATGAAAAAATGATCGATGCATTGCGCGATGCACTCTTGGGTGTCGGTGAACGCAACAATGTGTACAAAAGCGATGCCTATAAATTGATGGGTAAATTGATTGATCATGCAATGATCCTTCCTTATGAGACTCTTCGATCAATCGGTAACGAAAAAATCGATGAAGCCCTTGAATTGATGCGTGACGTGAAAGAAAACAAAAAAGTAGATATCAAAAAATTTCATTTGCCGGCAACGACATCGATTTCAATTCAAAACAACCTTAACCGTCTCGAGCGGGGTGAAATCGATGCGGACAGTATTCTTTCCCGTCCGGACAGTTACGGTGAAATCGTTTGTGCCAAAGCATATGAAGCATATGTTAAAACAGCATCGGTCGGTTCTATCATGAAATACCAACGCTTTTTTACAAAATCGTCTCTACTCGATTTCGTTCAACGGATCAATGCCGCTGAAAACGGTATTCAAATCAGTAATGAAGAATTAGCGGCTATATTCGGTACGCTTAAACTAAAAAGCAGCGATTGGATCGATCTGTCAGAAGCAATGTCTAAAAATATGCTCCCTGAACAACGTATCCGTTTGTTTGAAATGTTGAGTGAACATAATGACGAAGCGATGGAAGGGTATCTTTATACTTTGTATGATTTACAGATGATCGATACGGCAAATGAAATCCTGAACAACACTGCAAACAACGATTTCCAAATTTTCAAGGCGTATCGTGATCTCAAACGTGCAAACAAGCACTATGACATTGCAATCTTTTTACGTCCAAATTGTTAACACTATGAGATAGCGTTTGACGCTATCTTCTCCTCGAAGGTAATTTTATTATGACTCCCAAACTCTCTTTTGATACACCCGTATATGCTCTTGCACCTTTAGCAGGATACACAGACTTACCGTTTCGCAATGTCGTAAAAAAATTCGGTGCGGATTTGACAGTTAGTGAAATGATCAGTTCCAATGCACTCGCCCACGGTTCTACCAAGACGATTAAGATGATGGAACGAAGTCCGAACGAAGATCCGTACTCTGTTCAGATCGCAGGCTCTGAAGAGGAGATCGTACGACGTGCGGTAGAGGTGCTTAACACCCAAGAAGATATTGATATTATCGATCTTAACTGCGGCTGTCCGGTTCCAAAAATTGTGTGTCACGGATCGGGGAGTTCATTATTGAGTGATTTGCCCCGAATGGCCCGAATCATCGAAACGATTAAAAAAACTTCCAATAAATCGACGCTGAGTGTCAAAATCCGCTTGGGATTTGAATCCAAAAATCATATTGAGATTGCAAAGCTCGTCGAATCGTGCGGTGCTGATTTTCTGGCGGTACACGGACGAACCCGCGCGGGAAAATTTAAAGCTCCCGTTGATTACGATGCGATTGCCGAGATCAAAGCTGCTGTAGGCATCCCTGTTATCGCAAACGGTGATATCGACTCTTTTGAGAAGGCGCAATGGGTGCTGGAGCATACCAAAGCTGACGGTGTGATGATCGGACGCGGAGCCGTAGGTGCACCGTGGATTTTTCATCAGCTCAAAACAGGAAGCGCTTCCGTCGATCCACTTATCAAGCATGCGATCATTATGGAACATTTGGACAGTATGGTGAGCTTTTACGGGCAACGCGGCGTTGTGACTTTCCGAAAACATGTCCATACCTATTCAAAAGGATACGAAGGGGCATCCGCACTCCGTGATCTTGTAAACCGTATTGATGATCCGGTCCACTTCCGTGCGGTCGTTGATGAGTTCTTTCTCACTCATCGGCAAATCGGTGAAGGGTTCAAAGCATCCGATATGAAGTGTGAATGATAACGACCGAGTATGCATCATAAAATTAAAGCAAAAGCCAAACAAATCGCCAAAAATCCCGCAACCAAAAAAGCACTGATGTCGATGAAGCCGGCAAGGACGATATGGGGATTTGTCGGAGTAATCGTATTTATTATAGCTCCTGAAATTATTGCATTTATTTGGGGTACGGAAATTACCCGATATGCCCAAGAGGGTTTATTGATTGCTCCCTCATTCATGGAACGACACTATTACAATCTGCTCCTCATGATTTTCGAAGACGGCGGCAGTTGGTTTAACATTATTTTAGGCTTCGTATTGTTGGTTTGGCTTTTTTTCTGATAAGTTCCTACAGCTTCATTGATGGGATTATTTAATTGTTAGTCTCTTTGGTTACAATCGCATCAAAAAGGGGATAATGTGGAAATTGACTTCTATAATGCCGGAATGAATGCGTATGCAACAAAACGTTTTGAAGAAGCGTATGAGTGGTTTAGCAAAGGGGGATGTGATCCCCGCTGTATCTTTGCATTGGCTACGCTTCATTACAACGGAGAAGGGGTCGAACGCAATTTTGCAAAATCAACGGAGCTCTATGCAAATGCCGCGGAAGCGGGGATTTTGCCTGCACAAGTCTCTGCCGGATTTGCGTATGCCAATGCAATGGGAGTCCCTGAAGATTTTGATCGTGCTGCGTATTATCTCAAAATGGCGGTGGCTCAGGGTGAACCTGCGGCAAAGGTGACGTTAGCGGAAATCTATGCAAAAGGGTTTGCGGGAGGAAGCCGTAAAGAAGCTGCGGTGCTTATACGTGAGGTCCTTTCTTCAACCGGAGGAGAAGAGGCGTATGACGTTTATAATCGCTACGATTTAGGGAATGTCAAATAATATCGTCTGCCTCGAAGAGGCAAGCTTTAGTGCCATAGCGGCAAGCGTAGACAATTAGTACGTTCCTGAAGCTTTCTCTTTATACGAATCAAACGCTTCATCTTGTGTCGGAGCGAGTTGGAAATAACCGTCAAGCTCACGGTGCTTGGACTGTAAAAGCGTTTCAAAATCATTTTGTGTGATCGGAATGTTGTCTTGGAACTTATCCAATAAGATTGTGTTAGCCCCCAACAGAACCAAATAACTCATGGTGCCATAATCCAACATAGCAACGGTATTATTGGCATCAAGGCTTTTTTGAAATCGGATATGTACTCCCCCGCCAATGTCAGCAGGAGCTTTTGCAGGTGCAGCCGGTGCGGCTTTGGGCTCTTTGGCTGTTTTGTTAAAGAGCCACGGAGTTTTCGGTTCGGTATTCATTGTTGCGGTTCGCTTGGCAATGTTTTGTTTGAGCCAAAACAAGATCGCGATACCGATCAGCATTATGACGATGACGACGTAATAGCTTTGCTCAAATTCACTGTTGCTTTTAGTCGGAAGTCCTGCAAGTGATGTTTCATCAACCGGAGGAGTTTCAGCAGAAGGGGTAGTGGCGGAAGGCATAAAACGGAGTCTTAATCCATACGAATCGGATGTTTTAGAGGCTTGCATCGTTACATCGGGAGAGACCTGAGCAACGATCTCAATGTGTTCGCCTTGCGGTGCAATGGTCAATTTTTCAAGATACTTTGAATTGACGTCTTTAACTTTCGGAGCATCGATAAATGCTTCCTCAAGTTTAATTACAACCGTATTCCCTTGGCGGTTTTGACGAAGCACCCCTTCATAAGGGGTATCAAATGTCAACATGACGTCAACACGGTCATTACGATCATACACGTTGTAGCTTAGGATTTTGGCTCCCCAAAGAAATGCGGGGAGGAGAAGTAAAAGGATCAGATATCTCATAGTCTCTCTTTTGAAAGGTAATAAAGGACGGCACTCGAATCGAGTACCTCATTGATACGGATAGCCAAGTTTTTTTCATAAACCATTACTTCGCCTTTTCCGATAATCCGGCGGTTGACGTAGGACTCGACACTTTCCCCTGCAGGTTTTCCCAAATCAATAACAGAACCTTTTTCAAGTTTTAGAATATCGCCCAGAGTAAGAGTCGTTTGCCCCAAATCGGCAACAAATTCGACTTCCATATCAAGCAACCCTTCATAGTCCATCCATGAAAGTTCTTTCTCAGGATCGAAAGGATGCTCTTTTCCGATAAATGTTTCCGATTTTGCTATTGTTTCGTTCATGTTTTAGAGCCTTTTTAGTGCAATCGTCATTTCGCCGGCTTCAACTTCTAGGTGTTGTATTTCTTCTGAATCACTTTCGCTCATTCCGTCCGATGCGAAAAAGGGGGTCATAATACTCATGGATGTTTCATACGACTCTTCAGCCAAAACTTTGGCACTGCCGACAATCATATTCGTTGTTTCCAAAAGCATGTCAATAAGGGTCTGTTCATCGCTCTCTTCTTCGCCTAAAAAGGTTTCGGCAATCGTCTGAATCAATGTGTCATCACATCCGATATAGACTCTATGAAAAGTACCGTCATAAGCTTCAATATCGATATAAGCAAGAAGCGTTCTCTTTTTAGAAGGGTTACTGATACGCTGATAAGGGAGCCGCAACTGATGGAGACAAAAGTTTTCAGCCGCATGTACGATGATCGGTAACATCACAATCCTAATCTCTGGGTTTATTAAGTATGGGAATTGATTATACCGTAAAATCAATTGATGGAGAAGGGGGTTTGTTGAAGCACGAAATAAGTATAATCGCGCGACACAAAAATTAAAGCAGACAACATGGTGATTGAATTAGCGCTTTTAGGGATAAGTGTAGGAGCTCTCTCCGGATTTTTCGGAATCGGAGGGGGAACGGTTAGCGTCCCTATTTTGCTTTATTTAGGTTTTGGGATCAAAGAAGCGATCGGTATTTCGGTGATGCAAATGGTTGCCGGTTCTTTGTTGGCGGCATGGATCCATCATAAAAAGCAAACCTATGTCGTGCATGACATAAAATATTTCGGTTATGGCGGTATCGTTGGAGCTATTATCGGAGGATTTTTGGTCAAATTGCTCGCAGCAACGGTATTGGAATGGCTTTTTTTGAGCATTGTTGCGTTTACATTGGGACGTTTAGCCTTATCATCACCTGTTCCAAGCCGTGCCGAAATAGTTAATCGCCCCCTATATAGCCTTATTGGAGGCTTTATAGGGATATTTTCAGGGATGTTGGGAGTTGGAGGATCGATTTTAATGACTCCTATATTGGTCAGCTTTATGGGCTTTCCGTTGAAAAAAGCCTCTGCAGTCGGTCTGTTTTTTGTCATGTTCACTTCTATATCGGCTTTTGCAACGCTTCTGTGGTTGGGGATGATGAATCTTCAGGCTGGAATGGTTATGGCACTTTCGTCACTGATCGGAATTGCACTCGGTATCTGGCTGCTTCATCGGGTTCATGCGACCCATTACAAACAGGTATTGGTAATTTTTTACATACTTATTTTTGCCATCACGGCATACAAACTGATCGCGGGGTAATGATTTATGGATATGATTAAAATTATTGGAGCACGGGAACATAATCTGAAAAACATCTCGTTGGAGATTCCGAAGAATAAGCTCATCGTTTGTACCGGAATCAGCGGCAGCGGTAAGTCGACTTTAGCGTTTGATACGCTTTATGCCGAGGGGCAGCGCCGATACATCGAATCACTCTCCTCATATGCCCGGCAATTTTTGGATCGAGTCGGAAAACCGGATGTGGATAAAATCGAAGGGCTTACCCCTGCGATTGCCATCGATCAAAAAACAACCTCAAAAAATCCCCGTTCTACAGTTGGGACAATCACTGAAATCTATGACTATTTGCGTCTTTTATATGCCCGTATAGGAGTTCAGCACTGCCACTTGTGCGGTAAAAAAATCTCTAAAATGTCGGCTCAGGATATTATCGATCAAGTTCTTAAACTCCCGGATGGGGCTAAAATCGTTATTTTGGCTCCGCTTATTCGAGAGAAAAAAGGATCGTTTGCCGATATCTTCGAATCGTTGCGTCACAAAGGATATGTGCGGGCGATGGTTGATGGTGTCATGGTTCGTCTGGATGAAGAAATCGAGCTGTCCAAAACCAAAAAACACACCCTGAAAGTCGTCATTGACCGTTTGATTATCAAAGATGATAACCATGATCGTGTGGCACAAGACGTTGAAAAAGCGCTTAAAGAGTCCTATGGTGAGGTAGAGATCGAAATCCAAAACCATGAAGAGGTTGGGATGGCTGAAAAGCTGATCCACTATAGCGAGCACAGTGCCTGTTTCGACTGTAAAGTAAGTTTTGATCCGTTAGAGCCTCTCTCGTTTTCATTTAACTCCCCTAAAGGGGCGTGCAGTGAATGTGACGGATTGGGGATTCGGTATGCACTTGATTATGACAAAATTATCGATTCGGAACTCTCTGTTGAAAAAGGGGCGATCAAAATCGTTTACGGATTTAACAAAGGATATTATTTTACTTTTTTAAAAGCATTCTGTATCGCAGAAGGGATCAGTATCTCCGCTCCGTTTTATACCCTCGAAGAACATCAGAAAAAAGCGATTCTCCACGGCAGTGTCGATGAAGTGGAGTTTAAATGGCAAGATCATCCGATCAAACGGGTATGGCCGGGGATCGTCCGGATCGCGTACGACATTTTCAAAGATGAAAAAGATTTGGCCGATTACATGTCTGAAAAGCCGTGTAATATCTGTAATTCTTATCGTCTCAAACGTGAATCGCTGGCCGTACGTGTCGCTGGAAAAGGGATCGGTGATGTGATCACAATGCCGCTCAAAGATTCGTATGCATGGTTTAGCGATCCTCAAACGTTTGAGGGGCTGAGTGATCAAAGCGCGATGATCGCTGTTTCTATTTTAAATGAAATCAGAGAGCGTCTATTCTTCCTGTATGATGTAGGTCTCGGCTATCTTTCCTTGAGTCGTGATGCCCGTAGTATCAGCGGGGGAGAAGCACAGCGTATCCGTATTGCCAGCCAGATCGGAAGCGGCTTGACGGGGGTAATGTATGTTTTGGATGAACCGAGTATCGGACTGCATGAACGCGATACCCTTAAACTGATCCGTACATTGCGATCACTGCAGGAAAAAGGGAATACCGTCATTGTCGTCGAACATGATAAAGAGACGATAGAGAATGCCGACTACATTGTCGATATCGGTCCGGGTGCCGGGAAATTTGGCGGCAACGTGGTCTTTGCCGGGACGTTGGAAGAGATGAAAAAATCGGATACTCTCACCGCGCAGTATCTTTCCGGACGGAAAAAGATCGAGTATTTTTATCGCAGAGCCCAAAAAGAGTGGATGAGCATTAAAAATGTAACATTAAACAATATCTCTGATTTAAGTGTTGACATTCCACTTAATAATTTTGTCTGTGTGACAGGGGTGAGCGGCAGCGGCAAAAGCTCATTGATCCTCCAAACCTTGCTCCCTGTTACCCGTGAGATACTGAATCATGCTCGTAAAATTAACCGTGTGGCGGGGGTCGAAGTAGAAGGGTTGGAAAAACTCGATAAAGTTATTTACCTCGATCAAAGCCCCATCGGGCGAACACCTCGTTCCAATCCGGCTACCTATACGGGGGTTATGGATGAAATCCGTATTCTGTTTACGAAAACAAAAGAGGCACAGATTCGAGGGTATACCGCATCACGATTCAGTTTCAACGTCAAAGGCGGCAGATGCGAAAAATGTCAGGGGGAAGGGGAAATCAAGATCGAGATGCACTTCCTCCCGGATATCATGGTGAAATGTGATGCCTGTCACGGAAGCCGTTACAATTTGCAGACCCTGCAGGTCGAATACAAAGGCAAAACGATTTCAGATGTCCTTAATATGTCTGTCGGTGAAGCGTTGGAGTTTTTTGCCCCGATTCCGAAGATCAAAGCGATTTTGCAAACGCTCAGTGACGTAGGTCTCGATTATATCACTTTGGGACAAAATGCGGTGACCCTCTCCGGCGGGGAAGCGCAACGGATTAAATTGGCGAAAGAGCTAAGCCGTAGGGATACCGGAAATACACTGTATATTCTCGATGAACCGACGACCGGATTGCATTTTGACGACGTCAACCGTCTGACCAAAGTACTTCATAATTTTGTTGAGCTTGGAAATTCAGTTCTCGTGATCGAGCATAACCTCGATATGATCAAAAATGCCGATTACATTATCGATATGGGTCCTGAAGGGGGAAGCGGCGGAGGATTGCTTGTTGCACAAGGTGATCCCGAAAGTGTAGCCAGAGATTGGGAAAAAACAGGAAGTTTTACCGGAAAATATTTGGCTCTTGAATTAAGTAGGGTATAATAACTTCAATAGCTTTTGTAGAGGATTATGAATGAAGAGCTCAATTATTAATAGTATTAAATCTTTGCCTCCCTTGCCGAAAACGGTAATCGATATGCAGCGTGTCTGCAACGATCCAAACTCTTCGATTCAGGATTTGGTTAAAACCGTCGAAACCGATCCGATGATTGTCGCAAACTTGCTTAAAGCGGCCAACTCTCCATTGTACAGTTTTCGCCGTGAAATAAATAATGTAGGACAAGCCGTTTCGTTATTCGGAATGAGTATGACCCGGTCCATCGGGATCGGTAATTCGGTTCGCAAGCTTCTTAATGTCGATAT from Sulfuricurvum sp. harbors:
- the dusB gene encoding tRNA dihydrouridine synthase DusB, with translation MTPKLSFDTPVYALAPLAGYTDLPFRNVVKKFGADLTVSEMISSNALAHGSTKTIKMMERSPNEDPYSVQIAGSEEEIVRRAVEVLNTQEDIDIIDLNCGCPVPKIVCHGSGSSLLSDLPRMARIIETIKKTSNKSTLSVKIRLGFESKNHIEIAKLVESCGADFLAVHGRTRAGKFKAPVDYDAIAEIKAAVGIPVIANGDIDSFEKAQWVLEHTKADGVMIGRGAVGAPWIFHQLKTGSASVDPLIKHAIIMEHLDSMVSFYGQRGVVTFRKHVHTYSKGYEGASALRDLVNRIDDPVHFRAVVDEFFLTHRQIGEGFKASDMKCE
- the dksA gene encoding RNA polymerase-binding protein DksA, translated to MRDHELQYFEEILLTRKAQIIKNITGVESEMKQLREMELNDEGDYASASNDNLVENAIGSQQMHELTEIESALFKIKSKVYGICEMCEDDIGFQRLKVKPHAKYCIVCRPIVEKNKH
- the fliN gene encoding flagellar motor switch protein FliN; this translates as MNETIAKSETFIGKEHPFDPEKELSWMDYEGLLDMEVEFVADLGQTTLTLGDILKLEKGSVIDLGKPAGESVESYVNRRIIGKGEVMVYEKNLAIRINEVLDSSAVLYYLSKERL
- the uvrA gene encoding excinuclease ABC subunit UvrA; this encodes MIKIIGAREHNLKNISLEIPKNKLIVCTGISGSGKSTLAFDTLYAEGQRRYIESLSSYARQFLDRVGKPDVDKIEGLTPAIAIDQKTTSKNPRSTVGTITEIYDYLRLLYARIGVQHCHLCGKKISKMSAQDIIDQVLKLPDGAKIVILAPLIREKKGSFADIFESLRHKGYVRAMVDGVMVRLDEEIELSKTKKHTLKVVIDRLIIKDDNHDRVAQDVEKALKESYGEVEIEIQNHEEVGMAEKLIHYSEHSACFDCKVSFDPLEPLSFSFNSPKGACSECDGLGIRYALDYDKIIDSELSVEKGAIKIVYGFNKGYYFTFLKAFCIAEGISISAPFYTLEEHQKKAILHGSVDEVEFKWQDHPIKRVWPGIVRIAYDIFKDEKDLADYMSEKPCNICNSYRLKRESLAVRVAGKGIGDVITMPLKDSYAWFSDPQTFEGLSDQSAMIAVSILNEIRERLFFLYDVGLGYLSLSRDARSISGGEAQRIRIASQIGSGLTGVMYVLDEPSIGLHERDTLKLIRTLRSLQEKGNTVIVVEHDKETIENADYIVDIGPGAGKFGGNVVFAGTLEEMKKSDTLTAQYLSGRKKIEYFYRRAQKEWMSIKNVTLNNISDLSVDIPLNNFVCVTGVSGSGKSSLILQTLLPVTREILNHARKINRVAGVEVEGLEKLDKVIYLDQSPIGRTPRSNPATYTGVMDEIRILFTKTKEAQIRGYTASRFSFNVKGGRCEKCQGEGEIKIEMHFLPDIMVKCDACHGSRYNLQTLQVEYKGKTISDVLNMSVGEALEFFAPIPKIKAILQTLSDVGLDYITLGQNAVTLSGGEAQRIKLAKELSRRDTGNTLYILDEPTTGLHFDDVNRLTKVLHNFVELGNSVLVIEHNLDMIKNADYIIDMGPEGGSGGGLLVAQGDPESVARDWEKTGSFTGKYLALELSRV
- a CDS encoding sulfite exporter TauE/SafE family protein; its protein translation is MVIELALLGISVGALSGFFGIGGGTVSVPILLYLGFGIKEAIGISVMQMVAGSLLAAWIHHKKQTYVVHDIKYFGYGGIVGAIIGGFLVKLLAATVLEWLFLSIVAFTLGRLALSSPVPSRAEIVNRPLYSLIGGFIGIFSGMLGVGGSILMTPILVSFMGFPLKKASAVGLFFVMFTSISAFATLLWLGMMNLQAGMVMALSSLIGIALGIWLLHRVHATHYKQVLVIFYILIFAITAYKLIAG
- a CDS encoding chemotaxis protein CheX encodes the protein MLPIIVHAAENFCLHQLRLPYQRISNPSKKRTLLAYIDIEAYDGTFHRVYIGCDDTLIQTIAETFLGEEESDEQTLIDMLLETTNMIVGSAKVLAEESYETSMSIMTPFFASDGMSESDSEEIQHLEVEAGEMTIALKRL